A portion of the Acidisarcina polymorpha genome contains these proteins:
- a CDS encoding carboxypeptidase-like regulatory domain-containing protein, whose amino-acid sequence MHRHISSGMKGALLLALMFAVFQIHAQEFRAVLTGQVSDPSGALIQNATIAAVNVNRGPPTPPNRAAKATTTSRTCFPALTP is encoded by the coding sequence ATGCACCGTCATATCAGCTCGGGAATGAAAGGGGCGTTGCTGCTCGCGCTCATGTTCGCTGTTTTCCAGATCCACGCGCAGGAGTTCCGCGCGGTCCTCACCGGGCAAGTCTCCGACCCCTCCGGGGCGCTCATTCAGAACGCCACCATCGCCGCCGTCAACGTGAATCGGGGACCTCCTACACCGCCAAATCGAGCAGCAAAGGCGACTACTACATCCCGTACGTGCTTCCCGGCACTTACACCGTGA